In Lewinellaceae bacterium, a single window of DNA contains:
- the rimM gene encoding 16S rRNA processing protein RimM: MEEYIKIGRTGKAFGAEGALKLKVDEQFLDDFFDAPVVFIELLGKPVPFFLDHIHKESPLIIKLEEVDSRETALELAGKGLFLRREDIAEESLEQPLNLSALEGFRIFDQALGEVGRIEEVIELPQQLMAVLQYEGREVLIPLSSQLILEVDAEGQRIEMDLPEGLLEL; this comes from the coding sequence ATGGAAGAATACATAAAAATTGGCCGGACGGGAAAGGCCTTTGGAGCGGAAGGCGCCCTGAAGTTAAAGGTCGACGAGCAATTCCTCGACGACTTCTTCGATGCGCCGGTCGTTTTCATCGAGTTGTTGGGAAAGCCGGTGCCCTTCTTTCTGGACCACATCCATAAAGAATCCCCTCTCATCATTAAACTGGAGGAAGTGGACTCCCGGGAAACTGCGCTCGAACTGGCCGGAAAGGGGCTTTTTTTGCGCCGGGAAGATATAGCGGAGGAATCCCTCGAGCAGCCCCTCAACCTCAGCGCCCTGGAAGGTTTCCGGATTTTTGATCAAGCCCTGGGAGAAGTTGGGCGGATCGAAGAGGTGATTGAACTGCCCCAGCAGTTGATGGCTGTCCTGCAATACGAAGGCCGGGAGGTGCTCATACCCCTCAGCAGCCAGCTCATTCTGGAAGTAGATGCCGAAGGGCAGCGTATCGAAATGGACCTTCCGGAGGGGCTTCTCGAATTGTAA
- a CDS encoding T9SS type A sorting domain-containing protein, translating into MGRALCLALFFALLSFSAAEAQDFIMQGCYWSCPEDDPNMEVDTAALQFWVERMEKQAIELSYSGFSYLWLPSLKMNSPEAVKRLLLSLQKKGIQPIANLEVGDDSLSFGSQAGHLQERFDVKAYSLHRKQELNPQATAREINEMFVKGTLPQFVVAALPFSSDPARLGKWAAEVIYHLNPAARPEIDPRVYDYPLREALRQACTDSAFDVRLVFERSIRDASAISGFNIVTMANHPVFKNQNNKKGDWDDPISDPLLAYAYILTNNQLGLPTIYYGDYYGDQSELPEYAGKKPLKEQIDQLIKAHKDYIYGSTAVEYLNRFNTDKASFYLSALNGVDSTRVLIFQMDGTNTPAGEASNGAGKDVLVAINFGNDTLQAIQEINYSNLRPGDHFTDVLGSSLSPRLTVFNDTAHSIRNAVLLRLPPRSFGAWVQGRAEKVSASRITLAASSFTDYIELNWDVAYEAAAIGYEVERSVNGKDFKRLASIAPMGQGEESASYLYIDKDIFLNEQLEYRIKMLDNEGGYEYSPPVKTRLKDKELSFELHEGPGEWMKTIRVKSNYSARAEVELFDAKGTRVFQRTESIQKGSNLSELDLSRLPNGVYYLSFSVGAGKAWSRRLVKQ; encoded by the coding sequence ATGGGAAGAGCATTGTGTCTGGCACTATTTTTTGCCCTGTTATCCTTTTCGGCCGCTGAGGCACAGGATTTCATCATGCAGGGATGTTACTGGAGTTGCCCGGAGGACGACCCGAACATGGAGGTAGACACAGCTGCCCTGCAGTTTTGGGTAGAACGGATGGAAAAGCAGGCCATTGAATTATCCTACTCCGGTTTTTCCTACCTGTGGTTGCCTTCCCTGAAAATGAACAGCCCGGAAGCAGTTAAACGCCTCCTGCTGAGCCTGCAAAAGAAGGGCATCCAGCCCATAGCCAACCTGGAAGTAGGGGACGACAGCCTCTCCTTTGGCAGCCAGGCCGGCCACCTGCAGGAACGCTTCGACGTAAAGGCCTACAGCCTTCACCGCAAACAGGAACTGAACCCTCAGGCCACCGCCCGGGAGATCAACGAAATGTTCGTCAAAGGGACGCTGCCCCAGTTTGTAGTTGCCGCCCTCCCCTTCTCGTCCGACCCGGCCCGGCTGGGCAAATGGGCGGCAGAAGTCATCTACCACCTCAACCCCGCCGCCCGCCCCGAGATCGACCCCCGCGTTTATGACTACCCGCTGAGAGAAGCGCTGCGGCAGGCCTGCACCGATAGTGCTTTTGACGTTCGCCTGGTTTTCGAAAGGAGCATTCGCGATGCATCCGCCATCTCCGGCTTCAATATCGTGACCATGGCCAACCATCCGGTTTTTAAAAACCAGAACAATAAAAAGGGCGATTGGGATGACCCCATATCCGATCCCCTCCTGGCCTACGCCTATATCCTTACAAACAACCAACTGGGCTTGCCCACCATTTATTATGGCGACTACTACGGCGATCAGTCCGAGCTTCCGGAATATGCCGGGAAAAAACCCCTGAAGGAACAGATCGACCAGTTGATTAAAGCCCACAAGGATTACATCTACGGTTCCACTGCGGTTGAATACCTCAACCGGTTCAATACGGACAAGGCTTCTTTTTACCTCTCCGCCCTAAATGGCGTAGATAGCACCCGAGTGCTGATCTTTCAAATGGACGGCACCAATACCCCGGCGGGCGAGGCCAGCAACGGCGCTGGCAAAGACGTGTTGGTGGCCATCAATTTTGGCAATGACACCCTTCAGGCCATACAGGAGATCAACTACTCCAATCTCCGTCCCGGCGACCATTTCACAGATGTTCTTGGCTCTTCGCTCAGCCCCCGGCTAACTGTATTCAACGATACGGCCCACTCCATCAGAAACGCCGTCCTGCTTCGCCTGCCGCCGCGGTCCTTCGGGGCCTGGGTGCAGGGCCGGGCGGAAAAGGTCAGCGCCAGCCGCATCACCCTGGCGGCTTCCAGTTTTACCGATTATATAGAACTCAACTGGGACGTTGCCTACGAAGCCGCCGCCATTGGCTACGAAGTGGAACGGTCGGTCAACGGCAAGGATTTCAAACGGCTGGCCAGCATCGCTCCCATGGGGCAAGGGGAAGAGAGCGCTTCCTACTTGTACATCGACAAGGATATCTTCCTCAATGAACAGTTGGAGTATCGGATCAAAATGCTGGACAATGAAGGGGGCTACGAATATTCGCCGCCGGTGAAAACCCGCCTTAAGGATAAGGAGCTGAGCTTTGAGCTGCATGAAGGGCCCGGCGAGTGGATGAAAACCATTCGCGTGAAGAGCAACTATAGCGCCCGGGCGGAAGTGGAGCTCTTCGACGCCAAGGGCACACGGGTTTTCCAGCGGACGGAAAGCATACAGAAAGGAAGCAATCTCTCCGAGCTGGACTTAAGCCGGCTGCCCAACGGAGTGTATTACCTGAGTTTCTCCGTCGGTGCCGGCAAGGCCTGGTCGAGGAGGTTGGTAAAACAGTAA
- a CDS encoding glycosyltransferase family 2 protein: MLSILIPVYNFDVRVLVEELHRQALGLSLPAEILCFDDGSAEQWKTLNREVALLSSVRYKEWPENLGRSRIRNALADAARGSHLLFLDCDSEAPDQAYLQRYVEALEPESVLYGGRIYLESPPGDPKLLLHWRYGSQREQMPPARRRKHPYHHFMTNNFLIPSSVFREIRFDERLRQYGHEDTLFGMELLAGNVAIRHIDNPLIHIGLEPARAFLDKARDGVHNLAFLYRSGTGIETRLTLFYEKLYRAGLAAPAKVALAALRPWFFRNLLSGRPSLFLFDLYKLSLLLEEM; this comes from the coding sequence ATGCTGTCCATCCTCATACCCGTATACAATTTTGACGTGCGCGTCCTGGTTGAAGAATTGCACCGGCAGGCCCTGGGCTTATCTCTGCCGGCGGAAATCCTTTGTTTCGACGATGGCTCGGCAGAGCAGTGGAAAACGCTCAACCGGGAAGTGGCGCTGCTCTCTTCCGTCCGGTACAAAGAATGGCCCGAAAACCTCGGTCGTTCCAGGATACGCAATGCGCTCGCCGATGCCGCCCGGGGCAGCCACCTGTTGTTTCTCGATTGCGACTCGGAGGCGCCGGATCAGGCCTACCTGCAACGATATGTGGAAGCCCTGGAGCCGGAGAGCGTGCTTTACGGCGGCAGGATTTACCTGGAGTCCCCCCCCGGCGACCCGAAGCTGTTGCTGCACTGGCGATACGGCTCGCAACGGGAACAAATGCCGCCGGCCCGGCGCCGGAAACATCCCTACCATCACTTTATGACCAACAACTTCCTCATACCCTCCTCTGTTTTTCGGGAAATCCGCTTCGATGAACGCCTCCGGCAGTACGGCCATGAGGATACGCTTTTCGGCATGGAACTTCTTGCGGGCAACGTGGCTATCCGACACATCGATAATCCCCTGATCCACATCGGGTTGGAGCCTGCCCGTGCCTTCCTCGACAAGGCCCGCGATGGGGTGCATAATCTGGCCTTCCTGTATCGCTCCGGAACGGGAATAGAAACCCGGCTTACTCTTTTTTATGAAAAGCTGTATCGGGCCGGGCTTGCTGCCCCGGCGAAGGTGGCCCTGGCTGCGCTGCGGCCCTGGTTTTTCCGCAATCTCCTGTCTGGCCGCCCCAGCCTTTTTTTATTCGACCTGTACAAGTTGAGCCTTTTATTGGAGGAAATGTAA
- a CDS encoding glycosyltransferase, producing MIRICGSLARAGYEVLLVGRMRRASRPLREEAFKQKRLPCFFEKGKLFYLEYNLRLLLFLLATPFDVVNAVDLDTLLPGFLVSRLKGKPCVYDAHEYFTEVPEVVRRPAVKRLWEGVARFAIPRLKYAYTVGPGLARLLEKRYGTPFSVIRNVPLPTASPAGKSVPVSEPYIILYQGALNEGRGLEFAIEAMQKMEGAVLWLAGEGDLSASLREQVRDSGLAEKVRFLGYLPPAELPALTSRAYIGLNLLENKGLSYYYSLANKAFDYIQAGVPSLNMAFPEYVQLQEEYGVFVLLEELSSAAISRAIHKLLQDKEWHEQIRNNCLRAGEALNWEKEERQLLAFYRDICPMA from the coding sequence ATGATCCGCATCTGCGGCAGCCTGGCCCGGGCGGGTTATGAGGTGTTGCTGGTAGGCCGGATGCGGCGGGCCTCCCGGCCACTGAGAGAGGAGGCTTTCAAACAAAAGCGGTTGCCCTGTTTTTTTGAAAAGGGCAAGCTCTTTTACCTGGAGTACAATCTCCGGCTGCTGCTTTTCCTGCTGGCTACCCCTTTCGATGTGGTGAACGCCGTCGACCTGGACACCCTCCTGCCCGGTTTTTTAGTGAGCCGCCTCAAGGGCAAGCCTTGCGTTTACGATGCCCATGAATATTTTACCGAAGTGCCGGAAGTGGTGCGCCGGCCGGCGGTGAAGCGTTTATGGGAAGGGGTTGCCCGTTTTGCCATCCCACGGCTGAAATATGCCTATACGGTTGGCCCGGGGCTGGCCCGACTGCTGGAAAAGCGCTACGGCACGCCTTTTTCTGTGATCCGCAATGTGCCATTGCCCACAGCAAGCCCGGCCGGCAAGAGCGTTCCTGTATCCGAGCCGTACATCATCCTTTACCAGGGCGCCCTGAATGAGGGCCGGGGGCTGGAATTCGCCATCGAGGCCATGCAGAAAATGGAAGGGGCGGTGTTGTGGCTGGCCGGCGAAGGGGATCTGTCGGCCAGCCTGCGCGAACAGGTGCGGGATTCGGGGCTGGCAGAAAAGGTGCGCTTCCTGGGTTATTTGCCGCCGGCGGAGCTGCCGGCCCTGACCTCAAGAGCATACATTGGGTTGAACCTCCTGGAAAACAAGGGGCTGAGTTATTACTATTCGCTGGCCAACAAGGCTTTCGACTACATACAGGCCGGCGTGCCTTCTCTGAATATGGCTTTCCCGGAATATGTGCAACTACAGGAGGAGTATGGGGTATTTGTCCTGCTGGAAGAGCTGTCTTCTGCCGCCATCAGCCGGGCCATCCATAAGTTGCTGCAGGACAAAGAGTGGCATGAGCAAATCCGGAACAACTGCCTGCGGGCCGGCGAGGCGCTGAACTGGGAAAAGGAGGAGCGGCAGTTACTGGCGTTTTATAGGGATATTTGCCCAATGGCTTGA